In Synechococcus sp. PCC 6312, one genomic interval encodes:
- a CDS encoding TIGR04255 family protein: MKFPESQRVSYDKNPLAEVICQLRFPKILRIETEAPVNFQEEIRSKYPTLNSPRPVEFPVLSSPQAGSSLILMNQGLSYEFIDKDGCWKLVLSSDFLALSTLRYENWGDFKSRLFYATDILVKHYSPTHFTRIGLRYQDFIVRSELELMNEPWRNLLQPAILGIFIDDNLPEQDFTEALSGFACRLDYADAALRVRYGLARKEESEELGYLIDADFYTENITEISNATDSLDRFNREAGNFFRWCITAKLQQALQPQSVS, encoded by the coding sequence ATGAAGTTTCCTGAGTCTCAACGTGTTAGCTACGATAAGAATCCTCTAGCAGAGGTTATTTGTCAGCTTCGCTTTCCTAAAATTCTACGGATTGAGACTGAAGCTCCGGTGAATTTCCAGGAAGAAATCCGTTCCAAGTATCCAACACTTAATTCTCCTCGTCCTGTAGAATTTCCAGTTTTATCAAGTCCTCAGGCAGGCTCATCTCTTATATTAATGAATCAAGGCTTGAGTTATGAATTTATCGATAAGGATGGGTGTTGGAAGCTTGTTTTATCAAGTGATTTCTTAGCTCTTTCAACTTTACGGTATGAAAATTGGGGAGACTTTAAATCTCGTTTATTTTATGCAACTGATATATTAGTTAAGCATTATTCTCCAACTCATTTCACAAGAATTGGTTTGCGCTATCAGGATTTTATTGTTCGTTCTGAACTCGAGTTAATGAATGAACCATGGCGAAACTTACTTCAGCCTGCTATATTGGGTATCTTCATAGATGATAACTTGCCAGAACAGGATTTTACTGAAGCACTTTCGGGTTTTGCCTGTCGACTTGACTATGCAGATGCAGCTTTGCGAGTTCGATATGGTCTTGCTCGGAAAGAAGAATCTGAAGAATTAGGGTATTTAATAGATGCTGATTTTTATACTGAAAATATTACGGAGATAAGCAATGCTACTGATTCCCTCGATAGATTTAACAGAGAAGCAGGCAACTTCTTCCGCTGGTGTATCACGGCAAAGCTACAACAAGCCCTTCAACCACAATCCGTCTCGTGA
- a CDS encoding cation-translocating P-type ATPase, whose protein sequence is MATTPMLTFSPLSDIDRFFACSSTVALKVKGMRCGGCVANVEKQLMQQPGVTSAAVNLVTATAMVAYEPKTIQPQALADHLTQAGFPTEVLSSDLPITQSLLDVSESNSHTDVIFAFPHTDLILAIVFLLLSGVGHVQDWLGLSLHHVPGLHILHTMAWHWGLATLALIGPGRGIIRDGWQSLWRGNPTMNTLVGLGAVSSYVASVIAWRVPGLAWECFFDEPVMIIGFILLGRTLEQRARNKASQSLRSLIALQPALAQWVANPDRTDGVTIPVAQVQIGDWLRVLPGDKLPVDGVVVRGETFVTEAVLTGEARPIAKVPGDTVMAGSLNQASAITIQATACGNDTLLGQILTLVTQAQTRKAPIQRLADLIAGYFTYGVLVLAAVTIGFWWGLAPTLLGIAGGTAALLLGLKLGMAVLVVACPCALGLATPTAILVGTSLGAEQGLLIRGGDVLETLHRLTTVVFDKTGTLTWGKLTVQNSIPLANLDETELLQLAASLEQNYRHPIAQALLSEAKDKNITLLPITETESIPGLGIKAVWNEQVLRVGSLAWLAKEGLKAETLEDQNQQNLSVIGIGLDQKLIGLIALEDQLRSDAVQTLEKLKEIGLEIQVLTGDSETATQAILEPLNLKKTQIQTQLLPTEKVAWIEQQKAAGKVIAMVGDGTNDAPALAGADVGIALASGTDVALETAGIVLTHNRLADVVAAIKLSRATFSKIQQNLAWACGYNLIAIPVAAGVLLPVWQISLTPGLAAACMALSSISVVANALLLRKEYHRPQP, encoded by the coding sequence ATGGCGACTACTCCCATGCTAACTTTTTCTCCTTTGTCTGATATTGATCGATTTTTCGCCTGTAGCTCAACGGTGGCTCTCAAGGTCAAGGGGATGCGATGTGGCGGCTGTGTGGCCAATGTTGAAAAGCAACTGATGCAGCAACCGGGGGTAACTTCAGCGGCGGTTAATCTTGTCACAGCAACGGCAATGGTGGCCTATGAACCAAAAACCATTCAACCCCAGGCCCTTGCGGATCATCTCACCCAGGCCGGATTTCCTACCGAGGTTTTAAGCAGCGATCTCCCGATTACCCAAAGCCTTTTAGATGTCAGCGAATCCAACAGCCACACCGATGTTATTTTTGCCTTTCCCCATACCGATTTAATTCTAGCCATCGTTTTCCTGCTCCTCTCTGGGGTGGGTCATGTTCAAGATTGGTTAGGTCTGTCGCTGCATCATGTTCCGGGCTTACACATTCTCCACACCATGGCTTGGCATTGGGGCCTGGCAACCTTGGCATTGATCGGGCCAGGCCGGGGCATTATTCGCGATGGCTGGCAAAGTTTGTGGCGGGGCAATCCAACCATGAACACCCTGGTCGGCCTGGGGGCGGTGTCGTCCTATGTCGCTAGTGTGATTGCCTGGCGAGTACCCGGTCTGGCCTGGGAGTGTTTTTTCGATGAGCCGGTGATGATTATTGGTTTTATTCTTTTGGGACGCACCCTAGAACAACGGGCGAGAAACAAGGCCAGCCAAAGTTTACGATCTCTCATTGCCCTCCAACCTGCCCTAGCCCAATGGGTTGCAAATCCAGATCGGACGGATGGGGTAACAATTCCAGTAGCTCAGGTTCAAATAGGGGATTGGTTGCGGGTGTTGCCAGGGGATAAATTACCTGTGGATGGGGTGGTCGTCCGAGGCGAAACCTTTGTGACTGAGGCTGTGTTAACCGGAGAAGCACGACCCATTGCTAAAGTTCCGGGGGATACGGTCATGGCGGGCAGTTTGAACCAGGCCAGTGCGATCACAATCCAGGCCACGGCTTGCGGCAACGATACCCTTTTGGGGCAAATTCTCACTCTTGTCACCCAGGCCCAGACCCGGAAAGCTCCAATCCAACGACTGGCGGATTTAATTGCCGGATATTTCACCTATGGCGTGTTGGTCTTAGCGGCGGTGACGATTGGCTTTTGGTGGGGCCTGGCTCCGACGCTTTTGGGAATTGCTGGGGGAACAGCGGCCTTACTGTTGGGTTTGAAATTGGGTATGGCGGTCTTGGTGGTGGCTTGTCCCTGTGCCTTGGGTTTGGCGACTCCAACGGCAATTTTAGTGGGAACCAGCTTGGGGGCAGAACAGGGCCTCTTGATTCGGGGTGGGGATGTTTTAGAAACCCTGCATCGCTTAACCACGGTTGTCTTTGACAAAACTGGCACCCTGACTTGGGGCAAATTAACGGTACAAAACAGTATTCCCTTGGCGAACTTGGATGAAACTGAACTCTTACAATTAGCGGCTAGTCTGGAACAAAATTATCGTCATCCCATCGCCCAGGCCCTGTTAAGTGAAGCCAAAGATAAAAACATTACCTTACTCCCAATCACTGAAACTGAATCCATTCCTGGCCTGGGAATTAAAGCCGTTTGGAATGAGCAAGTGTTACGAGTCGGCAGCTTGGCCTGGTTAGCAAAAGAAGGATTGAAAGCTGAGACTCTTGAGGATCAAAATCAACAGAACTTGAGTGTGATTGGAATTGGCCTGGATCAAAAACTGATTGGTTTAATTGCCCTGGAAGATCAACTGCGCTCTGATGCGGTTCAAACCCTAGAGAAACTGAAAGAAATAGGTCTGGAGATTCAAGTTTTAACAGGCGATTCAGAAACAGCAACCCAAGCAATTTTAGAACCACTCAATTTAAAGAAAACTCAAATCCAAACCCAACTCTTACCCACTGAAAAAGTGGCCTGGATTGAACAGCAAAAAGCGGCCGGAAAAGTCATCGCGATGGTTGGAGATGGGACGAATGATGCACCTGCTTTGGCTGGGGCCGATGTGGGAATTGCCTTAGCCAGTGGCACCGATGTGGCTCTCGAAACTGCTGGCATTGTCCTCACCCATAACCGTTTAGCCGATGTCGTGGCAGCAATTAAACTCAGTCGAGCGACATTTTCTAAAATTCAACAAAACCTGGCCTGGGCCTGTGGCTATAACCTGATTGCAATTCCGGTGGCGGCGGGTGTGTTGTTACCCGTTTGGCAGATTAGTTTGACCCCAGGCCTGGCAGCAGCGTGTATGGCTCTCAGTTCAATTTCTGTCGTAGCCAATGCCTTACTCTTGAGAAAAGAGTATCACCGCCCCCAGCCCTAA
- a CDS encoding L,D-transpeptidase, producing the protein MKWLCGGIVAVAWGILSLPARATPVDYVASQRGLGETSIPMTGLALLELPPLQESTPFLPDLERKIVLKLRERRVYLYVGEQVQASYPVAVGKPGWETPTGMFKVMHMVKNPTWKNPFNGTVVPPGPANPLGDRLIVFTPIGNKGYAGFHGTTNESLIGQAVSHGCVRMKNNDIRAFFEAVELGTPVIVKP; encoded by the coding sequence GTGAAGTGGTTATGCGGTGGAATTGTTGCAGTCGCTTGGGGGATTTTATCTCTTCCGGCTAGAGCAACTCCCGTGGATTACGTTGCCAGTCAAAGGGGCCTGGGGGAAACCTCAATACCTATGACTGGCCTGGCTTTGCTCGAATTACCGCCCCTGCAGGAATCCACTCCTTTTTTACCTGATTTAGAGCGAAAAATTGTTCTAAAACTCCGAGAACGGCGGGTTTATCTCTACGTTGGTGAACAAGTCCAGGCCAGTTATCCGGTGGCGGTGGGTAAACCGGGCTGGGAAACCCCTACGGGGATGTTTAAGGTCATGCATATGGTCAAAAATCCGACCTGGAAAAATCCCTTTAATGGCACTGTTGTTCCCCCTGGTCCCGCAAATCCCCTCGGTGATCGTTTAATCGTCTTCACCCCAATTGGAAATAAGGGCTATGCTGGGTTTCATGGCACCACTAATGAGTCCTTGATTGGCCAGGCAGTCTCCCACGGCTGTGTCCGCATGAAAAATAATGATATTCGGGCCTTTTTTGAAGCTGTGGAACTAGGAACGCCCGTGATTGTCAAGCCCTAG
- a CDS encoding inositol monophosphatase family protein, whose amino-acid sequence MANSLPMITPEQPDFWPQMVDFCQALTERVGTTLLKEFSQVQREQKADGSLVTSGDRWADQELTEAIQRAFPDHGILSEEGNPIFPAEDWAWIIDPIDGTTNFAHGLPIWCVALALCYKGYPVFGYVAVPPLGQNFHGFWQAPNYADGAFLNGQPIQTSSASPGPQEFFSLCARSTAVISQASLSHLGPIPAKIRMLGSASYNFLTVAAGFTLGAVEKTPQIWDIAPAWPIVKAANGAVIWLDQAQLFPLTPGQSLSNQPHPTLMAANPNIGNDFLPWLNCLVH is encoded by the coding sequence ATGGCTAATTCACTCCCAATGATTACCCCTGAACAGCCTGATTTTTGGCCGCAGATGGTGGACTTTTGCCAGGCCCTGACGGAACGGGTAGGGACTACGTTACTCAAGGAGTTTAGCCAAGTTCAACGGGAACAAAAGGCCGATGGGAGTTTGGTAACCTCTGGAGATCGCTGGGCTGACCAAGAATTAACTGAGGCGATTCAAAGGGCATTTCCGGATCACGGCATCCTCAGTGAAGAAGGCAACCCTATTTTTCCCGCCGAGGACTGGGCCTGGATTATTGATCCAATTGATGGGACGACTAATTTTGCCCACGGTTTGCCCATTTGGTGCGTGGCGTTAGCACTTTGTTACAAAGGGTATCCTGTCTTTGGCTATGTGGCAGTTCCCCCCTTAGGGCAAAACTTTCATGGTTTTTGGCAGGCTCCCAATTATGCCGATGGGGCGTTTTTGAATGGTCAACCGATCCAGACAAGCTCTGCTTCACCCGGCCCCCAGGAGTTCTTCAGTTTATGTGCCCGGAGTACCGCCGTGATTAGCCAGGCCAGCCTTAGCCATCTTGGCCCTATCCCCGCGAAGATAAGAATGTTAGGTTCAGCCAGTTACAATTTTCTGACCGTAGCTGCTGGTTTTACCTTGGGTGCTGTAGAAAAAACACCCCAAATCTGGGATATTGCCCCGGCCTGGCCGATTGTTAAGGCGGCAAATGGTGCAGTGATTTGGCTCGATCAGGCGCAACTTTTTCCCCTAACTCCAGGCCAGTCTCTAAGCAATCAACCCCATCCAACTCTGATGGCTGCTAACCCCAACATTGGCAACGATTTCTTACCTTGGCTAAACTGTCTTGTCCATTAA
- the purU gene encoding formyltetrahydrofolate deformylase: MSIPTATLLVSCPDQRGLVAKLSQFIYSNGGNIIHADHHTDAQAGLFLTRLEWQLDGFHLPRELIGPAFQAIAQPLQAQWQLHFSDVRPRLAIWVSKQDHCLLDLIWRYQAGELPADIVCIISNHSTCQALATQFEIDYHYLPITPKNKAEQEERELELLAGYRIDLVVLAKYMQVLSADFLAQFKPVINIHHSFLPAFAGANPYQRAHERGVKIIGATAHYVTPELDQGPIIEQDVVRVSHRDDVPDLIRKGKDLERIVLARAVHLHLQQRVLAYGNRTAVFA; the protein is encoded by the coding sequence ATGAGCATTCCCACCGCTACACTTTTAGTTTCTTGTCCAGATCAACGGGGCCTGGTGGCCAAACTTTCCCAATTTATTTATAGCAACGGCGGTAATATCATCCATGCCGATCACCACACCGATGCCCAGGCCGGCCTGTTTTTAACCCGCTTAGAGTGGCAACTCGATGGGTTTCATCTCCCCCGTGAACTGATCGGCCCCGCATTCCAGGCCATTGCCCAACCCCTCCAGGCCCAGTGGCAGTTGCATTTTTCTGATGTCCGGCCCCGCCTGGCCATTTGGGTGAGCAAGCAAGATCATTGCTTATTAGATTTAATTTGGCGATACCAGGCCGGGGAATTACCCGCCGATATTGTTTGCATCATCAGTAACCATTCCACTTGCCAGGCCCTTGCGACTCAGTTTGAAATTGACTATCACTATTTACCCATTACCCCGAAAAATAAAGCCGAACAGGAAGAACGGGAACTAGAACTGCTAGCAGGCTATCGGATTGATCTAGTTGTTTTAGCCAAATATATGCAGGTGCTTAGTGCGGATTTTCTCGCTCAATTCAAGCCAGTGATCAATATTCACCATTCATTTTTACCAGCATTTGCCGGAGCTAACCCCTATCAACGGGCCCATGAACGGGGGGTAAAAATCATCGGTGCTACGGCCCACTATGTTACTCCAGAGTTAGATCAAGGGCCGATTATTGAGCAGGATGTGGTTCGGGTTAGTCATCGGGATGATGTTCCTGATTTGATTCGCAAGGGCAAAGATTTAGAACGAATCGTTTTAGCTAGAGCCGTTCATCTGCACTTGCAACAACGGGTTTTAGCCTATGGAAATCGCACCGCAGTCTTTGCTTAA
- the accC gene encoding acetyl-CoA carboxylase biotin carboxylase subunit — protein sequence MAFSKILIANRGEIALRILRTCEEMGIATVAVHSTVDRHALHVQLADEAVCIGEPPSNRSYLNIPNIIAAALTRNATAIHPGYGFLAENSRFAEICADHQITFIGPSPAAMQAMGDKSTAKTTMKSCGVPTIPGSEGLITDEVMAQIVAGKIGYPLMIKATAGGGGRGMRLVRAPEDLSRLLAAAQGEAEAAFGNPGVYLERFIENPRHIEFQILADSYGNVIHLGERDCSIQRRHQKLLEEAPSPALTPKLRQKMGQAAVRVAKAIHYVGAGTIEFLLDGSDNFYFMEMNTRIQVEHPVTEMVTGLDIIAEQIRIAQGERLNLRQDDVKLTGHAIECRINAEDPERNFRPHPGRINGYLPPGGPGVRMDSHVYTDYEIPPYYDSLIGKLIVWGPDRASAIRRMRRALRECAITGLPTTINFHQKILETPEFQSGMVYTNFVEKLMRHLGWD from the coding sequence ATGGCGTTCTCGAAAATCTTAATTGCTAATCGGGGGGAAATTGCCCTACGGATCTTACGCACCTGTGAAGAGATGGGAATTGCCACCGTTGCCGTCCATTCCACAGTGGATCGCCATGCCCTCCATGTTCAACTCGCCGATGAAGCGGTCTGTATTGGGGAACCACCGAGTAATCGCAGTTATTTAAACATTCCCAACATCATTGCTGCTGCCCTCACCCGTAACGCCACGGCCATTCATCCAGGGTATGGGTTTCTTGCCGAAAACTCCCGCTTTGCCGAAATTTGCGCTGATCACCAAATTACCTTTATTGGCCCCTCACCCGCCGCAATGCAGGCCATGGGCGATAAATCCACCGCTAAAACCACCATGAAATCCTGTGGCGTGCCGACCATTCCTGGTAGTGAAGGGCTAATTACCGATGAAGTCATGGCCCAAATCGTAGCTGGGAAGATTGGCTATCCCTTGATGATTAAAGCCACAGCCGGGGGGGGCGGGCGGGGGATGCGTTTAGTTCGGGCCCCGGAAGATCTCAGTCGCCTGTTGGCCGCCGCTCAAGGGGAAGCCGAGGCAGCCTTTGGCAATCCAGGGGTTTACTTGGAGCGATTTATTGAAAATCCCCGCCACATTGAGTTTCAGATTTTGGCCGATAGCTATGGCAATGTCATCCACCTAGGCGAACGGGATTGCTCGATTCAACGCCGTCATCAAAAGCTGTTAGAAGAAGCTCCTAGCCCCGCCTTAACCCCAAAATTGCGCCAAAAAATGGGCCAGGCCGCCGTGCGTGTCGCCAAAGCCATCCACTATGTCGGGGCGGGAACGATTGAATTTTTATTGGATGGCAGTGATAACTTCTACTTTATGGAGATGAATACCCGTATCCAAGTCGAACATCCAGTGACGGAAATGGTGACTGGCCTGGACATTATTGCCGAGCAAATTCGGATTGCCCAAGGGGAGCGTCTCAACCTGCGTCAAGATGATGTTAAATTGACTGGCCATGCCATTGAATGTCGGATTAACGCTGAGGATCCAGAGCGGAATTTTCGCCCCCATCCCGGCCGGATCAACGGTTATTTACCCCCAGGTGGCCCCGGAGTGCGGATGGACTCCCACGTTTATACGGACTATGAAATTCCCCCCTATTATGATTCCTTAATTGGTAAGCTCATTGTCTGGGGGCCGGATCGGGCCAGTGCCATTCGGCGGATGAGGCGCGCCTTACGGGAATGTGCCATTACCGGACTACCGACAACGATTAATTTCCATCAAAAGATCCTAGAAACCCCAGAGTTTCAGAGCGGCATGGTTTACACCAATTTTGTTGAAAAGCTGATGCGCCATCTCGGTTGGGATTAG
- a CDS encoding DUF29 family protein has protein sequence MQATQTLYETDYTNWGAETVAQLQARDFTELDLEHPIEAVASWESSERHALASQWIRGIKHLLKLSRQLHTDNYHNSWVSSVVEGLDRFKQRLRCDFHRLKPVVASADERL, from the coding sequence ATGCAAGCGACACAAACCCTATACGAAACAGATTATACAAACTGGGGCGCAGAAACCGTAGCCCAATTACAAGCCAGAGATTTTACAGAGCTTGACTTAGAGCATCCTATTGAGGCGGTTGCGAGCTGGGAAAGTTCAGAACGACACGCTCTGGCAAGTCAATGGATTCGGGGTATCAAACATTTACTGAAGTTATCCAGGCAACTTCACACTGATAACTATCATAATAGCTGGGTATCGAGTGTTGTAGAAGGATTAGATCGCTTTAAGCAAAGACTGCGGTGCGATTTCCATAGGCTAAAACCCGTTGTTGCAAGTGCAGATGAACGGCTCTAG
- a CDS encoding EI24 domain-containing protein yields MGGLLKVPGRMLAGFTAAFRGLGFIARHRLWGYLVLPACLSFALGLGLLVGSIWLVRHGLAPLTVGLNPAWLTVYDVLTQIIAVLVALFLTLIGYQALLPLLVIPFLGPLLNQTEIILTGQAVEVGWQRDMKNALVGIWFALRDTGLQLLCLGFSLFLGPGQPIFMVVINSYFLGRGSFDYLLEKHNSTLRQRQQQTRQLWPEIQGLGLAQVVGLLLPIVGILLVPASGLVGAALLFYQAQLPFSPKIPELNASQRT; encoded by the coding sequence ATGGGCGGGTTGTTGAAAGTTCCAGGCCGGATGTTGGCAGGATTTACAGCTGCATTTCGTGGCCTGGGGTTTATTGCGCGGCATCGGCTTTGGGGGTATCTGGTTTTACCAGCTTGTTTGAGCTTTGCCCTAGGCTTGGGGTTATTAGTGGGCAGTATTTGGCTCGTTCGTCATGGCTTGGCCCCTTTGACTGTGGGCTTAAACCCCGCCTGGTTGACTGTCTATGATGTTCTGACCCAAATCATTGCGGTCTTGGTGGCCCTGTTTTTAACCTTAATTGGCTACCAGGCCCTGCTGCCCCTGCTGGTGATTCCTTTTTTGGGGCCGCTGCTCAATCAAACAGAAATTATTTTGACCGGCCAGGCCGTGGAAGTGGGTTGGCAGCGGGATATGAAAAATGCCTTAGTGGGGATTTGGTTTGCTTTGCGGGATACGGGACTACAGCTACTCTGCCTAGGGTTCTCCCTATTTTTGGGGCCGGGACAGCCAATATTTATGGTGGTGATCAATAGCTACTTTCTGGGGCGGGGCAGTTTTGATTATTTATTAGAGAAGCATAATTCGACCCTCCGCCAACGCCAGCAGCAAACTCGTCAATTATGGCCGGAAATCCAAGGCCTGGGATTAGCGCAAGTGGTGGGATTATTATTGCCAATTGTGGGAATTTTGTTAGTACCAGCTAGTGGCCTGGTGGGGGCTGCACTCTTGTTTTATCAAGCTCAACTTCCCTTTTCCCCCAAGATACCGGAGCTTAACGCCTCTCAGAGAACCTAA
- the grxD gene encoding Grx4 family monothiol glutaredoxin — protein MSADVQAKIDSLVKSNKIMVFMKGSKLMPQCGFSNTAVQILNSLGAPFETFDVLADYEVRQGIKDYSNWPTIPQIYINGEFVGGSDILIELYQKGELQEMVAVALAS, from the coding sequence ATGAGTGCTGATGTCCAAGCCAAAATTGACAGCCTGGTAAAATCCAACAAAATTATGGTGTTTATGAAGGGGTCAAAGTTAATGCCCCAATGTGGGTTTTCAAACACGGCGGTACAAATCCTCAATAGCCTGGGTGCGCCCTTTGAAACCTTTGATGTGCTGGCTGATTATGAAGTTCGTCAAGGGATTAAGGACTATTCCAACTGGCCGACGATTCCCCAGATTTATATCAATGGTGAATTTGTCGGTGGCTCGGATATCTTAATTGAGTTATACCAAAAAGGTGAACTCCAAGAGATGGTGGCTGTGGCCTTAGCCTCTTAA
- a CDS encoding proteasome-type protease gives MTYCLGIVTQYGLVMAADSRTNAGVDYISTYQKLFDFTVPGERVILLATAGNLSMTQEILTILRRDLRAQADVSLHTLPNMYEIARYVGSKVRQVIETHRAWLQQDKIDYQCSFLLGGQIRGEETCLYLIYSQGNFLQATPETPFLQIGETKYGKPILDRTLSYDTPIEAAAKYALLSLDSTMKSNISVGPPLHLIKYAANSFLIKHRVELVLRDPFLIKIRKYWEASLRHAFEGMPAIEWQEGEFADVALLSAPAPDISTPVVE, from the coding sequence ATGACCTATTGCCTGGGCATCGTAACGCAGTATGGCTTAGTAATGGCGGCTGACTCTCGAACGAACGCTGGGGTAGATTATATTTCCACTTATCAGAAGTTGTTCGATTTTACTGTTCCCGGCGAGCGGGTGATCCTGTTGGCAACGGCGGGTAATTTGTCCATGACCCAAGAAATCTTGACGATTTTACGTCGGGATCTGCGGGCTCAGGCCGATGTAAGTTTGCACACCTTGCCCAATATGTACGAAATTGCCCGCTATGTGGGATCAAAGGTGCGCCAAGTGATTGAAACCCACCGGGCCTGGTTGCAGCAGGACAAAATTGACTATCAATGCTCTTTTTTGCTGGGGGGGCAGATTCGGGGTGAAGAAACCTGTTTGTACTTAATTTACAGCCAAGGTAATTTTCTCCAGGCCACGCCGGAAACGCCATTCCTCCAGATTGGGGAGACTAAATATGGTAAACCCATCCTAGACCGAACCTTAAGCTACGACACTCCCATTGAAGCAGCAGCTAAATATGCCCTGCTGTCCCTCGACTCCACGATGAAATCGAATATTTCTGTCGGCCCACCCCTGCACCTGATTAAATATGCGGCCAACAGTTTCTTGATTAAGCATCGGGTGGAGTTAGTGTTGCGGGATCCGTTCCTGATCAAAATCCGCAAATATTGGGAAGCGTCTTTACGCCACGCTTTTGAAGGAATGCCTGCGATTGAATGGCAGGAGGGAGAATTTGCTGATGTTGCGCTCTTATCCGCCCCTGCGCCAGACATTTCTACTCCTGTAGTTGAATAA
- the ruvB gene encoding Holliday junction branch migration DNA helicase RuvB: MPILSSAANPEPIPNLLQARPLPEDSASRPEEKIRPQSLAEYVGQGELKQVLDIAIQAAKSRQEYLDHLLLYGPPGLGKTTIALILAVEMGVTCKVTSAPALERPRDIVGLLVNLKPGDILFIDEIHRLSRMTEELLYPAMEDFRLDITIGKGQSARSRSLPLQRFTLVGATTRAGALTSPLRDRFGLIQRLRFYNPEELSQIINRNAQILQATITPEACLEIARRARGTPRIANRLLKRVRDYAAVKYQGKITDLIAQEALELFNVDPKGLDWTDRRLLTVLIETYRGGPVGLDALAAATGEDAQTIEEVYEPYLMQIGYLQRTPRGRMATPQAWQHLDYQFPGEQLPLLDI, translated from the coding sequence ATGCCAATTCTTTCATCTGCGGCAAACCCTGAACCAATCCCCAATTTACTCCAGGCCAGGCCACTCCCTGAGGATAGTGCCAGTCGCCCTGAAGAAAAGATCCGCCCCCAATCGTTAGCTGAATATGTTGGACAAGGGGAATTAAAGCAGGTGCTAGATATTGCGATTCAAGCGGCCAAGTCACGCCAAGAATACCTGGATCACTTGTTGTTGTACGGCCCCCCAGGCCTGGGAAAAACCACCATCGCTTTAATTTTGGCCGTAGAAATGGGAGTTACCTGCAAAGTTACCAGTGCCCCAGCCTTAGAACGGCCGCGGGATATTGTCGGTCTCCTTGTTAACTTAAAGCCAGGGGATATTCTGTTTATAGATGAAATACATCGCCTCAGCCGCATGACCGAGGAGTTACTCTATCCCGCCATGGAAGATTTTCGTCTAGACATCACCATTGGTAAAGGTCAGAGTGCCCGGAGTCGGAGCTTGCCGTTACAACGCTTTACCCTGGTCGGTGCAACAACCCGCGCCGGGGCTTTAACATCGCCCTTACGAGATCGCTTTGGACTGATTCAACGTTTACGTTTTTATAATCCTGAGGAGTTAAGCCAAATCATTAACCGCAACGCCCAAATTTTGCAGGCAACTATCACCCCTGAGGCCTGTTTAGAGATTGCTCGCCGGGCCCGGGGAACGCCGCGTATTGCTAATCGCCTGCTGAAGCGAGTCCGGGATTATGCGGCCGTTAAATATCAGGGCAAGATTACGGATCTGATTGCTCAGGAGGCATTGGAACTTTTTAATGTTGACCCCAAGGGGCTAGATTGGACAGATCGCCGCCTACTAACTGTTTTAATTGAAACCTATCGAGGTGGGCCAGTGGGCTTAGATGCTTTGGCCGCTGCAACGGGAGAAGATGCTCAAACGATTGAGGAGGTTTATGAGCCTTACCTGATGCAAATTGGCTACCTGCAACGGACACCCCGTGGACGGATGGCAACACCCCAGGCCTGGCAGCATTTGGACTATCAATTTCCTGGCGAACAGTTACCTTTGTTGGATATTTAG